The window TGGCTGCGATGAGGCTATCCAGCATGCGCACGCCATAGTCGCCGGCCAGGTGATTATAGCAGACCCGCGCCTTGCGCAGTGCCGGATCCTTCGGCCCCGGCCGATGACGCGTGAGACCCCGGCTCGCGGCGAAACCCATAAGGCTCTCGAGCATGAGCCCGACCTCGTCTTCGGCCAGCGCGTAATAGCGGTGTCGCCCCTGCTTACGTTGCGTCACCAATCCGCCGGCCTCAAGCTTCGCAAGATGCGAACTCGCGGTCTGCAGCATCACGCCGGCATGGGCGGCAAGCTCCGTCGGCGTCAGCGCCTGTCCGCCCATCAGCGCGGTCAGCATATTCGCACGTGCAGGATCGCCGATCAGCGAACCGACAAGAGCAATGTCGGGACCTTCCTTCATAGTTCGATGGTAGTCGAACCATTGTAGCAGGGCAAGCGGGCATGGTGGCAGGCGGTCCAACGCATGTCGCCCAAAACCGTGCGGCGGTTTTGGGCGACATGCATAAACAAAAGAGGAGAAAACCATGATCACCTGTTTCATCCGCTACGAAATCGATCCGTTCCGCAAAGAGGATTTCGCCACCTATGCCCGCAATTGGGGCGAAGCGATACCGCGCTGCGGCGCAGACCTCATCGGCTATTTCGGACCGCATGAGGGTTCGGCGACGACGGCCTATGGCGTCTACAACATCGAAGACCTTGCCGCCTATGAGGCCTACCGGGCGCGGCTCGCCGCCGATCCGCTCGGGCGCGAGAATTATGAATTTGCCCGACGCGAGCGCTTCATTCTCAAGGAGGATCGAATCTTCCTGAAGAACGTCTCCCTGCCGCAAGGAGGAGTACGCCGATGATCGCGGTGATTTTCGAAGTGCTGCCGGCAAATGGCAAGCGTGACGCCTATCTCGGCCTCGCCGCGGACCTGCGTCCGCTGCTGGAAGGCATCGAAGGCTTCATCTCGATCGAGCGCTTCCAGAGCCTTACCGATCCGAACAGGCTATTGTCGCTTTCCTTCTGGCGTGACGAGGCGGCGGTGACGGCCTGGCGCAACGGCGCCGAGCACCGCGCTGCGCAGGCGGCGGGCCGTCGAGGCGTGTTCGCCGATTACCGCCTGCGGATCGCCTCCGTTGTCCGCGACTACAGCCTCAGGGAACGCGATGAGGCGCCGCCGGACAGCCGGCATTGGCATGAAAAGAGCGAGGCCGGCCAGCGCTAAATGGCGCGGGTCGGCGTCGCCGCGAATTCAAGACAGAAGCATCGATGGCGCTTTTTGCGGCCGGTCTTCAGCCTTTGGTAACCATCTTCGGTAACCATAAGTGCTATAGTCAGTCCCGAGTAAGCGTATTTGCGAGTTGCCCCATGCCTTCTCCCATGCCTTCTGTTGTTTCGCTTGCCGAAATCTCCCGCGCCGCCCGTCCGTTGAACTGGATGGACAGCATCATCAAAGGGGATTGCGTGGCCGCGCTGAACGCGCTTCCCGACAATTCGGTCGACGTCGTCTTCGCCGACCCGCCCTATAATCTTCAGCTCGGCGGCACGCTGCACCGGCCGGACCAGTCGCTGGTGGATGCCGTCGATGACGAGTGGGATCAGTTCGCGTCCTTTGAGGCCTACGACGCCTTCACCCGCGCCTGGCTGCTTGCCTGTCGACGTGTCCTCAAGCCGACCGGCACGCTCTGGGTGATCGGCTCCTACCACAACATTTTCCGGGTCGGCTCAATCCTGCAGGACCTGCATTTCTGGATCCTGAACGACATCATCTGGCGCAAGACCAATCCGATGCCAAACTTCAAGGGCCGTCGCTTCCAGAACGCCCATGAGACGCTGATCTGGGCGACGCCGAACGCCAAGGCCAAGGGCTATACCTTCAATTACGAATCGATGAAGGCGGCGAACGACGACGTTCAGATGCGCTCCGACTGGCTGTTTCCGATCTGCTCCGGTTCCGAGCGTCTGAAGGACGAGGACGGCAAGAAGGTCCATCCGACGCAGAAGCCGGAAGCCTTGCTCGCCCGCATCCTGATGGCCTCGACCAAGCCGGGCGATGTCGTGCTCGACCCGTTCTTCGGTTCCGGCACCACCGGGGCGGTCGCCAAGCGCCTTGGCCGGCACTATGTCGGCATCGAACGCGAGCAGGACTATATCGACGCCGCCGCCGAGCGCATTGCGGCCGTGGAGCCGCTCGGCAAGGCGACGCTTTCGGTCATGACCGGCAAAAAGGCGGAGCCGCGCGTCGCCTTCAATACGCTGATCGAAAGCGGGCTGATCAAGCCTGGCACGGCTCTGACGGATGCGAAGCGCCGCTACAGTGCAACCGTGCGCGCCGACGGCACGCTGGCCTGCGGCGGCGAGGCGGGATCGATCCACCGCCTCGGCGCCAAGCTGCAAGGCCTCGACGCCTGCAACGGATGGACGTTCTGGCATTTCGAAGAGGGGGACACCCTGAAACCCATCGACGAACTCAGATCCGTCATTCGAAACGACCTGGCAAAACTGAACTGATCAACCAGTTCCGCTCAGGTCTTCGAAAAGCGCTCCGTCCGGTTTTTGTACCTTCAGTCCCGGAAGGAGAGCTTTAAACGCCCGGAATCCGACGAGGATTCCGGGCGTTTGTACGAGGCGGGACCTGCATATAAATCAAAGAAAGAAGTCGTCGGCACGCAGGCTCGTGACACCATTCACCTTGATCTGAAAATCGGCATAGCCGTCGCCATTGACGTCGCCCGATAGGATCCCGGAACGAAAACTCAGCTGCCCGGCGTCGCCAGAAAATCCGCTGCTGCCGATATAGGTGAATTTCTGATTGCCGCTCCAGGTCGTATCCGCGTCGATCGTCGAGAGATCGATGACGTCGAATTCCGTCCGGCGGAAATCGGTGATCACGTCGCGCCTGGTGCCGACGGCGGATTCACGGATCGAATTGAAATCGAACGTGTCCGCGCCGGTTCCCCCCGTCAGATAGTCGAGGCCCGTGCCGCCGCGCAGGATATCGGCGCCCGAGCCGCCGTAGAGCTTATCCACGCCGGCGCCGCCGTCGAGCAAATCGTTGCCGCCGAGGCCTTCGAGAATATCATTGCCGCCGAGCCCGCGCAGCATGTTGGCGACCGAACTGCCCGTGATATCGTCATGCCCGTAGTTCGTGCCTGTCGCGTTTTCGATGCTGATCAGGTCTTCGCGCCGGCCCGAACCGGTGGTCGCATATTTGTAGCCGAGGTCGATCGTGACGCCCTTGCCGCGCTCCGAACTCCAATCGTCCTGGAATTGATAGCTTACGGAGTCGACGCCGGTGCCGCCGTTGAAGTAGTTGTTGAAACCGGCCGAGAAAAAGCTGTCGTTGCCGCTCTCGCCATAGTAGTCGCTGGCATAGCCGTCGATCTCGAAACGGTCGTTGCCGCTGCCGCCATAGACGACGTCATAGGAGCTCGTTTCGCGTACGCGGATGTCGGCCACATAGATGTCGTTGCCGGCTCCCAGATAGATGTCGTTGCCGCCTTCGAAATAGTTGACGACGAGGTCGTGGCCGTAGCCTGCTTCGACATAGTTGTAGCCGCCGTAGCTGTCGGTTCTGTTCAGATAGATGTCGTCATCGCCGTCATAGGCGTAGATCTCGACGGCGATATAGCCGTTCTGTTTCAGGATGTCGGCGTAGTTCGTACCGTATATGCGCGTGGCCATTGCTCGACCTTTCAGTGAAGCTCTTGAAATCTAACGCGGATCATCGGGCAATCGAGCTGAATGGCGGGTGAACCGATTGCGGCGCTTTTATGAATTCACCGGGGCTGATCGGCGGCGGAACCCTGCGGTGAAGCCGTTGCCGCTGCCACACCGGGAATGTCGCCCACCGGCAGCAGGCCGTAAGCCGCGAGGTCGGCTCTGAGCTTCTGCGCACCGGCAAAATGAACCGCTTGCCAGCCGGCGGCGCGGGCGCCCTCGACATTGGGCATGCTGTCGTCGATGAAGATCGTCGCGGCCGGATCGAGGCCGAAGGTACGCGCATGGGTCCTGTAGATCTCGATATCCGGCTTGATCAGGCCGACATCGCCGGAAACCGTGACGCCGCGCGGCAGTGTCAGGAACGGAAAGCGCTTCTGGGCTTCGCGAAATGTATCCGAGGCGAAATTGGTGAGCATCGTCACGTCACGTCCTTCGGCAACCAGGCTTTCCAGAAGCGCGACCGTCCCGGTATAGGCATGCGGCACCATCTCGTGCCAATGCCGCCGAAAGGCGCGGATATGCTCTTCCCGTTCGGGATGAGTCTGCATCAGCAGTGTCTCGGCCTCTTCCCAGGAGCGCCCGCGGTCTTGCTCGACATTCCAGTCGTGGGTGCAGACATTGGCGAAAAACCAGTTGCGCTCCGCCTCGTCGGGGATGAGGCGAAGATAGGGAATCTGCGGATCGTAGTGGATCAGCACTTTCCCGATGTCGAAGACGATGTGGCGGATTTCGACGCTGCTCATGGGAAATTCCTGACGGGTATGAAGGTTGAAGGACGGGCGAGGCCCCTTTGCGATACATGATCAGCTGGGGATCTTTGGTCAGCCGGGCTTGAAAGCGTGTGGTATAGCCTGCGCGATTGCTTTTTTCATGACGGTCGGCAGCGCCTGCATGTTTAGTGTCGCGATTGGCTCCCACCAGCCGCCGGCAGCGGGCAGTGCCTCGGCGACATTGGCGCGGTAGACGGAAAGGCGCAACTCGAAATGCGTGAAGACGTGGGCAATCGTGCCGCAGGGCTCCCAGGGCGCAGCGAAGGGCCGTGCGTCGACGGAGGTTTCGCCATCGCGGCGTGCGCTCCAGTCCGTGCCGGGAACCTCCGTCATGCCACCGAGCAGACCGGTGTCCGGCCGCTTGCGCAGATAGACGGCATCTGCGTTGTCGATGGCCACGAACGCGGCACCGAGGCGCACCGGCTTCTCCTTCTTCGCCGCCTTGATCGGAAATGTCTCCGGATCCGCCGAGTGTAGCGCCATGCACTTCATGTGGAAGGGACAAAGTGTGCAGGCCGGTCGCTTCGGCGTGCAGATCGTGGCGCCGAGATCCATCATTGCCTGCGCGAAGTCGCCCGGCCGGTCGGCAGGTGTCAGTCGGGATACGAGTTGCCGCATTCCGGCCTTGGCCGCGGGAAGCGGCGTTTCGACCGCGTAAAGCCGTGAAATTACGCGTTCGACATTGCCGTCGAGCACGGCACTCCTGCGATTGAAGGCGATCGCCGCGATTGCCGCGGCCGTATAGGCACCGACACCGGGAAGCGCCTTCAGGCCTTCCTCCGTATCCGGGAAGCGGCCGCCATGCTCGCGCGCCACCGCCTCCGCGCATTTCCTGAGGTTGCGCGCGCGGGCATAGTAGCCGAGCCCCGCCCAGGCCTTCATCACATCCTCGCTGTCGGCGGCCGCGAGATCCTCGACAGTCGGCCAGAGCCTCAGAAACTTGTCGAAATAGGCCTTGACGGCCTGAACGGTGGTCTGCTGCAGCATCACCTCGGACAGCCAGACGTGATAGGGATCCGCGACGACGCCTTGCCGCGCCATGGGCGGCGAGACCCGCCAGGGCAGGTCGCGGTGGTGGCGATCATACCAGGTGAGGAGAAGAGCGGCGGCGTCTTCCGCCGTCAGGGTTTCGCACGTCATTTGCCGGGGAGTCCTTTTCCGGCCTATACTTGGCCGATGCTTGCCCGGGCTTCAAGGCTCGGTCCGAATTGCAAACAGAAAGTCGCGTCCGTGCGTCAAGAAAAGCCCCGCAAGGGTGTGGTCCAGATCAGCGAAGTTGCCAACGGGCTGATCGATCCGGTGCTCGCCAAGCGTGCCGGCATCAACACCATGCTGCTCGGCTCCTGGGACGAAATCGCCGGCGCGGACTTTGCCGACTGCACTCGGCCGGAAAAGATCGCCTGGCCGCGACGGGCCTCGGAATTCGGCGCCGATGGCGGCTACCAGCCGGGCGTGCTCACCGTCGCCTGCGAAGGCGCGCGGGCGCTCTTTCTCACCCACGCGCAAGGCGAGCTGATCCAGCGGATCAACGGTTTCTTCGGTTTTCACGCGATCGGCCAATTGCGGATCGTGCAGAAGCCGGTTGCCGCGCCACCAAAGCGCCGCGGGCCGCCGCGGCCGCTTACGGGTGAGCCCGCCCGCCGGCTCGAATCCATGATCGATGGCATCGAGAGCGAGACGCTGAAGGCGGCGCTGACGCGGCTCGGTACCGCCGTGCTGTCGTCACGGCGGAAATGACCGATCATCGACAGCGACGCCTGATGAAGCGCGCAACCGTCGCTGGAGTACTTCGACTTGCTACACGTCTGTGTCCTCAAATCGAAGTCGACTTAGGGAGTCATAGGGTAGGGGTCACAATTCTTTGAACTCAGTTGAGACACCACCCCTTGCCGCCATTGATCGGGCAAGTTATCGAAATCGCATTCAAATTTCCCTCAAAGAAAACGGGTCCTCTCCATGTCCGCTTCCGAAACGAGCCTGTCGAAACGCCTGCTGAGTGGCGTCGCCATTGCGGCGATCGCCCTGGTCATCGCCGCCTGCAGCGACGAGAAGAAGGAGGCAGCTTCCACCGCGCCGGCTGAAACGACGACAAGTGCAACCACGGCATCAACGCCTGAGACGCCTGCCGCCTCGAGCGAGGCGAAGCCCGCGGGCACCGAAGTGGCGCAGGCGTCCACGCCCGCGGCCAAGGTCGAACTGCCGAAGCCGGAAGGCAGTGTCGACGTGCAGAAGCTGATGGAGCCGGGCCCACTGCCGGAAATGGCTCTGGGCGACGCCGACGCGCCGGTGACGATCGTCGAATACATGTCGATGACGTGCCCGCACTGCGCCGCGTTCCACAACAACACCTTCGAGACCATCAAGTCGAAATATATCGACACCGGCAAGGTGCGATTCATCGTCCGCGAGTTCCCGTTCGACCCGCGCGCGGCAGCCGCCTTCATGCTGGCGCGCTGCGCGCCCGAAGGACAGTATTTCCCGATGATCACCATGCTGTTCAAACAGCAACGGCAGTGGGCGGCTGCGGAGAACGGGCGCGATGCACTGCTTCAAATGTCGAAACTCGCCGGTTTTACACAGGAGAGCTTCGAGGCCTGCTTGACGAACCAGAAGCTTCTGGATGATGTGAACGCAGTGATGCAGCGCGGTGCCAAGGAATTCGGCGTACAGTCGACGCCGACCTTCTTCGTCAATGGAGAGCACTATTCGGGGGACATGTCGGTTGACGTTATGTCGGCCCTCATCGACAGTAAGCTCTGATCCTTCGCTTTTCCTGACAACGGGCGACGGCCGCAGCCGTGCGCCCGCTTTTGTAGTTGGCGGGATCAACCTCCTCCGCCCTGCCGGGCATCTCCCCACAAGGGGGAGAGCCGCTGGGAGCAAGGCCCCCCGCAATGCTCAGGCCGCAGACGCCGGCGCCGCAGCATCTGCGGATCGAGGCGAATACCTGGTGGTGCGGGGCCTTGCCGCTTGCCACTCTCCCCCCTTGCAAGGGAGATGCCCGGCAGGGCAGAGGGGGGTACTCCGCCGCGGGCGATGAGCTGGACGGAGGGGGGTATGCGCCAATCGCCCCGGCGTCCCGCCCATGAAGTTCACCAAGCTTCGCCTGCTCGGCTTTAAATCCTTCGTCGAACCGACGGAATTCATCATCGAGCGGGGCTTGACCGGCGTCGTCGGTCCGAATGGCTGCGGCAAGTCGAATCTCGTCGAGGCGCTGCGCTGGGTCATGGGGGAGAACTCCTACAAGAACATGCGCGCCTCCGGCATGGACGACGTGATCTTTTCCGGGTCGGGCAGCCGCCCGGCGCGCAACACGGCGGAGGTGGGCCTTTACCTCGACAATGGCGACCGCACCGCCCCGGCGGCCTTCAACGACAGCGACGAAATCCAGGTGACGCGCCGTATCGAGCGCGAGCAGGGCTCGGTCTACCGCATCAATGGCAAGGAGGCGCGCGCCAAGGACGTGCAATTGCTCTTCGCCGACGCCTCGACCGGGGCCCGCTCGCCATCGATGGTCGGGCAGGGCCGGATCGGCGAACTGATCGCCGCCAAGCCGCAGGCGCGTCGGCAATTGCTTGAAGAGGCGGCTGGGATTTCCGGCCTGCATTCGCGCCGCCACGAGGCGGAACTCAGACTGAAGGCGGCGGAAACCAACCTGGAACGGCTCGACGACGTCACCTCGCAGCTTGAAAGCCAGATCGAGAGCCTGAAGCGTCAGTCGCGCCAGGCCAACCGCTTCAAGATGCTGTCGGCGGAAATCCGCCGCCATGAGGCGATCCTTTTCCATATCCGCTGGGTGCAGGCGAAGGAAGCCGAGGCCGAGGCTACGAGCCAGCTGAACCAGGCCACCGCGCTCGTCGCCGAGAAGGCGCAGGCGCAGATGACGGCCGCCAAAGACCAGGCGATCGCAAGCCTCAAGCTGCCGGAACTGCGCGAGAACGAGGCGAAGCTCGCGGCGGCACTTCAGCGCCTGCAGATTGCCCGCGCTCAACTCGAGGAAGATGCGGGCCGCATCCTGCGCCGTCGCGACGAATTGCAGCGGCGGTTGGCGCAGCTTGCGGAAGACATCGCCCGCGAGGAGCGTCTCATCGCCGACAACGCCGGCATCCTGACCCGCCTCGACGAGGAGGAGGCAGAACTGAGGGATGTCCTGGCGGAGGCGGATGACCGCGCCGTTGAGGCCCGCGAGAGGCTCGAGGCGGCAAACGAGACGCTTGTCGAAAGCGAAGCCGATCTCGCTCGGCTGACGGCCGAGCGCGCCGAGGCGCAGGCCGCGCGAAACCACATCGAGCGGACGCTGCGGGATCTGTCGGAGCGGCAGACACGCCTTGGCCGCCAGCTCTCCGATCAGGCCCGAGACCTCGATGAAATCGACCGCCAGATGGCCGCACTTCCGGACCCGCACGAGAAACGGGGACAGGTCGAGGTCGCGGAGGCGGCCCTGGAAGAGGCCGAAGCGACGGCCATAGCCGTCGAAGAGGGGCTTGCCGAGGCGCGCGGTAGCGAAGCCGCTGCCCGCCTGCCGGTCGACCAGGCGCGTGCACGGCTGAACGGCATCGAGACCGAGGCGCGCACGATCCTGCGGATGCTGGAGGCCGCGGGCGCCAGCACCTATCCGGCCGTGGTCGAGGAGATGAAGGTCGACAGGGGCTTTGAGACGGCGCTTGGCGCAGCGCTCGGCGACGACCTCGATTCACCCTTGGTTCACACTGCGCCCTCCCATTGGCGCATGCCCGGCGATCATGCCTCTGATCCCGCTCTGCCGGATGGCGTTCCGGCATTGATGAATTACGTTCACGCGCCGGAGACGCTCGACCGGAGGCTACGCCAGATCGGTATCGTTGAGGACGAGGTCGAGGCGGAACGCTTGCTGCCGCTCCTCAGGGCCGGCCAGCGGCTGGTGACGAAACAAGGTGCGGTTTGGCGTTGGGATGGCCACGTCACCGGCTCCGAGGCGCCAAGTGCCGCGGCGTTGCGGCTTGCGCAGAAGAATCGCCTGGCGGAGCTCGAGGGCGAAGCGGAAGATGCTGCCGAGGCGCTGCGGCAAGCGGAGACGGAGCTTGCCGCCGCCGGACAGCGCATCCGCGCCGAGGACGAGCGGCTGCGGCTTTCGCGCGATGCGCAGCGCATGATGGCCCGGCAATTGGGCGAGGCGCGCGATGCACTCGCCGCCGCCGAGCGCGCCTCCGGCGATCTCGCCCGCCGTCGCGCGGTACTCGCCGAAACCAAGCTGCAGCTGGAGGTGCAGATCGAGGAAGTAGCCGAGCAGGTCGAAGCGGCGAAGGAAACCCTTGCCGAGGCGCCCGACCTTTCCGAGCTCGACCTCCGATTGCGCACCCGGATGGCCGAGGTCGCCGCAGATCGCGCCGCCGTTGCGGAGGCGCGGGCGGCCCATGACGGACTCGCCCGCGAAAACGAGGCACGGACGCGGCGGCTTGCCGCGATCGCTGGAGAGCGCGAGACTTGGCGGGCGAGGGCCGCGAGCGCCGACGAGCACATTGCTACGCTGCGCGAACGCGAAGCGGAGGCGCGCGAAGAGGTTGAGGAGCTCGTCGACGCCCCCGACGAGTTCGAAGACAAGCGCCGCGCTCTGATGAACGAATTGCAGAAGGCCGAGACGGCGCGGCGCCAGGCGGCCGATATTCTCGCCGAGGCGGAGAGCCGCCAGCGCGAGGCCGACCGCATCGCCGCGACCGCGCTCTCGGAGCTGGCCGAAGCGCGCGAGAAGCGCGGCCGGGCCGAAGAGCGGCTCGTCTCGGCACGCGAACGGCGCGTCGAGATCGAGGCCCGCATCCTGGAGGCGCTATCCTGCGCTCCGCACGAGGTCCTGCGCCTGACGGGCCTTGCGGCAGACGAGATGCTGCCGGACATGCGCGCGGTCGAGCGGGAACTCGAGCGGCTGAAGATCGAGCGCGAGCGGCTCGGCGCCGTCAACCTGCGGGCCGACGAGGAACAGAAGGAGCTCGCCGAGCGGCTGGCGGCGCTGCTCAAGGAGCGGGACGACGTCATCGAGGCGATCCGGAAGCTCCGAAGCGCCATCCAGAACCTCAATCGCGAGGGCCGCGAACGGCTGATCGCCGCTTTCGACGTGGTCAATGCGCAGTTCCAGCGGCTCTTCACCCATCTCTTCGGCGGCGGTACGGCCGAGCTGCAACTGATCGAGAGCGACGATCCGCTGGAGGCGGGCCTTGAGATCCTCGCCCGCCCGCCGGGCAAGAAGCCGCAGACGATGACGCTGCTTTCCGGCGGTGAACAGGCCCTGACCGCGATGGCGCTGATTTTCGCCGTCTTCCTTACCAATCCGGCGCCGATCTGCGTGCTGGACGAGGTGGATGCGCCGCTCGACGACCACAATGTCGAGCGCTATTGCAACCTGATGGACGAGATGGCCGCCTCGACCGAGACGCGCTTCGTTATCATCACCCACAATCCCATTACCATGGCGCGCATGAACCGCCTGTTCGGCGTCACCATGGCGGAGCAGGGTGTGTCCCAGCTCGTCTCGGTCGACCTCCCGACGGCCGAACGCATGCGCGAAGCAGTCTGACAGGTCCTCCTTCCAGTTTCGGGGGCAGGTCCCACCGCAATTTTGATGCACCGCAGCAAAAAACTTGGCCGAGTGCATTTTCAGCCCGAAACATATACTGTAAATCGTCATCAGAGCTGCTTCTGGGTGGAGAACAGGCATGACGAAGTGGGTTTACACCTTCGGTGGCGGAAAGGCCGAAGGCCATGCCGGAGACCGCGACAGGCTTGGCGGTAAGGGCGCCAACCTGGCGGAGATGTGCAATCTCGGCCTTCCCGTCCCGCCGGGGCTCACCATCATCACCGATGCCTGCAACAGCTATCTGGCAAACGGCCGAACCATGCCCGAGGGCTTGCGCGACCAGGTGCGCGAGGGCATCTCCCGGATGGAGGAAGTCACCGGCCGCCTGTTCGGCGATACGACCCGCCCCTTGCTTCTTTCCGTCCGTTCGGGGGCGCGCGCCTCCATGCCCGGCATGATGGACACGGTCCTCAATCTCGGGCTCAACGATCAGTCGGTGCATGCGCTTGGCCACGATGCCGGCGATGCGCGCTTCGCCTGGGACAGTTACCGCCGCTTCATCCAGATGTATGGCGATGTCGTCCTGGGCGTCGACCACGACGTCTTCGAGGAAATCCTGGAAGAAGAGAAGGCGCGTCTCGGGCACGAGCAGGATACGGAGCTCTCCGCCGTCGAATGGCAGCACGTGATTGCCCGCTACAAGGAAGCGGTCGAGGAGGTGCTCGGCGCGCCCTTTCCGCAGGACCCGGAGGTTCAGCTCTGGGGCGCGATCGGCGCGGTCTTCTCGAGCTGGATGAACCCGCGCGCGATCACCTACCGCCATCTCCACGGCATCCCTTCGAGTTGGGGCACAGCGGTGAATATTCAGGCGATGGTCTTCGGCAATCTCGGCAATTCGTCGGCGACCGGCGTCGCCTTCACGCGAAATCCCTCGACCGGCGAGAAGGAGCTCTACGGCGAATTCCTCGTCAATGCCCAGGGCGAGGACGTCGTTGCGGGCATTCGCACGCCGCAAAACATCACCGAGCCGGCGCGCATCGCTTCCGGCTCCGACCGGCCGTCGCTTGAGAAGCTGATGCCCGAGGCCTTCGCCGAGTTCGAGCAGATCTGCACCGCGCTCGAGCGGCATTACCGCGACATGCAGGATCTGGAGTTCACCATCGAGCGTAGCAAGCTCTGGATGCTGCAGACTCGCTCCGGCAAGCGGACGGCCAAGGCGGCGCTGAAGATCGCCGTCGACATGGCGGAAGAGGGGTTGATTTCGAAGGAGGTGGCGGTGACGCGCATCGATCCCGCCTCGCTCGACCAGCTTCTGCACCCGACCATCGATCCGCATGCGCGCCGCGACGTTATCGGATCCGGCCTGCCGGCCTCGCCAGGTGCGGCGACCGGCGAGATCGTCTTCAACTCGGAGGAGGCGGTCCAGGCGGTCAAGGAAGGCCGCAAGGTCATCCTGGTGCGCGTCGAGACGAGTCCGGAGGACATCCACGGCATGCACGCGGCTGAAGGCATCCTGACGACGCGCGGCGGCATGACGAGCCACGCGGCGGTCGTCGCGCGCGGCATGGGCACCCCTTGCGTCTCCGGCGCCGGCAGCATCCGTGTCGACTACCGCAGCGAGACGCTGATCGCGGCGAGCGTGATGCTGAAGAAGGGCGATGTCATCACCGTCGACGGATCGTCCGGTCAGGTGCTGAAGGGCGAAATCCCGATGCTCCAGCCGGAATTGTCGGGCGATTTCGGCAAGATCATGGAATGGGCCGACCAAAGCCGCCGGATGACGGTGCGCACCAATGCGGAGACGCCGGCCGACGCACGCGCCGCCCGCTCCTTCGGCGCCGAAGGCATCGGCCTCTGCCGCACCGAACACATGTTCTTCGAGGACGACCGCATCAATGTGATGCGCGAGATGATCCTCGCCGAGGACGAGGACGGCCGGCGCGCGGCGCTCGCAAAACTGCTGCCGATGCAGCGCTCCGACTTCGCCGAACTCTTCTCGATCATGCACGGACTGCCGGTGACGATCCGCCTGCTCGACCCGCCGCTGCACGAGTTCCTGCCGAAGACGGACGCGGAAATCGACGAGGTCGCAAACGTTCTGTCGCTCGATCCCGCGCATTTGCGCCAGCGCGTCGAAGCGCTGCATGAATTCAACCCAATGCTCGGTCACCGCGGTTGCCGCCTTGCGATCTCCCATCCGGAGATCGCCGAAATGCAGGCCCGCGCCATCTTTGAAGCCGCGGTCGAGGCCGGCCGGCAGACGGGCGCGCCGGTCGTCCCCGAGATCATGGTGCCGCTTGTCGGGCTGCGCACCGAGCTCGATTACGTCAAGGATCGGATCGACGCCATCGCCAAGGAGGTGATCGGCGAGGCGGGCATGAAGATAGACTATCTGGTCGGCACGATGATCGAGTTGCCGC is drawn from Sinorhizobium sojae CCBAU 05684 and contains these coding sequences:
- a CDS encoding ArsR/SmtB family transcription factor produces the protein MKEGPDIALVGSLIGDPARANMLTALMGGQALTPTELAAHAGVMLQTASSHLAKLEAGGLVTQRKQGRHRYYALAEDEVGLMLESLMGFAASRGLTRHRPGPKDPALRKARVCYNHLAGDYGVRMLDSLIAAKQIEMTGEDVALTDAGRERIEALGIDYAALRTSRRPICRTCLDWSERRSHLAGSLGEALLTHFIDKGWAKRVKDSRAIRFTDTGEKAFLEHFPL
- a CDS encoding NIPSNAP family protein; translation: MITCFIRYEIDPFRKEDFATYARNWGEAIPRCGADLIGYFGPHEGSATTAYGVYNIEDLAAYEAYRARLAADPLGRENYEFARRERFILKEDRIFLKNVSLPQGGVRR
- a CDS encoding antibiotic biosynthesis monooxygenase family protein, whose translation is MIAVIFEVLPANGKRDAYLGLAADLRPLLEGIEGFISIERFQSLTDPNRLLSLSFWRDEAAVTAWRNGAEHRAAQAAGRRGVFADYRLRIASVVRDYSLRERDEAPPDSRHWHEKSEAGQR
- a CDS encoding site-specific DNA-methyltransferase, encoding MPSVVSLAEISRAARPLNWMDSIIKGDCVAALNALPDNSVDVVFADPPYNLQLGGTLHRPDQSLVDAVDDEWDQFASFEAYDAFTRAWLLACRRVLKPTGTLWVIGSYHNIFRVGSILQDLHFWILNDIIWRKTNPMPNFKGRRFQNAHETLIWATPNAKAKGYTFNYESMKAANDDVQMRSDWLFPICSGSERLKDEDGKKVHPTQKPEALLARILMASTKPGDVVLDPFFGSGTTGAVAKRLGRHYVGIEREQDYIDAAAERIAAVEPLGKATLSVMTGKKAEPRVAFNTLIESGLIKPGTALTDAKRRYSATVRADGTLACGGEAGSIHRLGAKLQGLDACNGWTFWHFEEGDTLKPIDELRSVIRNDLAKLN
- a CDS encoding calcium-binding protein, encoding MATRIYGTNYADILKQNGYIAVEIYAYDGDDDIYLNRTDSYGGYNYVEAGYGHDLVVNYFEGGNDIYLGAGNDIYVADIRVRETSSYDVVYGGSGNDRFEIDGYASDYYGESGNDSFFSAGFNNYFNGGTGVDSVSYQFQDDWSSERGKGVTIDLGYKYATTGSGRREDLISIENATGTNYGHDDITGSSVANMLRGLGGNDILEGLGGNDLLDGGAGVDKLYGGSGADILRGGTGLDYLTGGTGADTFDFNSIRESAVGTRRDVITDFRRTEFDVIDLSTIDADTTWSGNQKFTYIGSSGFSGDAGQLSFRSGILSGDVNGDGYADFQIKVNGVTSLRADDFFL
- a CDS encoding HAD family hydrolase, whose product is MSSVEIRHIVFDIGKVLIHYDPQIPYLRLIPDEAERNWFFANVCTHDWNVEQDRGRSWEEAETLLMQTHPEREEHIRAFRRHWHEMVPHAYTGTVALLESLVAEGRDVTMLTNFASDTFREAQKRFPFLTLPRGVTVSGDVGLIKPDIEIYRTHARTFGLDPAATIFIDDSMPNVEGARAAGWQAVHFAGAQKLRADLAAYGLLPVGDIPGVAAATASPQGSAADQPR
- the mutY gene encoding A/G-specific adenine glycosylase, which translates into the protein MTCETLTAEDAAALLLTWYDRHHRDLPWRVSPPMARQGVVADPYHVWLSEVMLQQTTVQAVKAYFDKFLRLWPTVEDLAAADSEDVMKAWAGLGYYARARNLRKCAEAVAREHGGRFPDTEEGLKALPGVGAYTAAAIAAIAFNRRSAVLDGNVERVISRLYAVETPLPAAKAGMRQLVSRLTPADRPGDFAQAMMDLGATICTPKRPACTLCPFHMKCMALHSADPETFPIKAAKKEKPVRLGAAFVAIDNADAVYLRKRPDTGLLGGMTEVPGTDWSARRDGETSVDARPFAAPWEPCGTIAHVFTHFELRLSVYRANVAEALPAAGGWWEPIATLNMQALPTVMKKAIAQAIPHAFKPG
- a CDS encoding DUF721 domain-containing protein, whose translation is MRQEKPRKGVVQISEVANGLIDPVLAKRAGINTMLLGSWDEIAGADFADCTRPEKIAWPRRASEFGADGGYQPGVLTVACEGARALFLTHAQGELIQRINGFFGFHAIGQLRIVQKPVAAPPKRRGPPRPLTGEPARRLESMIDGIESETLKAALTRLGTAVLSSRRK